CGGTCATGTCCCGCGCCCGGCGGATCTCCGTCGCGAGGTCCTCGGGGGTGGGCTGAGTGAGTGCGGTGATGATGCCGAGTCCGCCGGCGTTGGACACGGCCGCGGCGAGCTCGGCCCGGCCTACCCACTGCATCCCTCCCTGGACGATGGGGTGCTCGACACCGAAGGTCTCGGTGAAGCGGGTACTCAACATGTCTGCCTCGTCTCTGGCTGTGGGTGGCGGGCGAAGGGTGGTCAGTGGGCCCAGTCGGGCCTGACCGGCCAATCGGGCAAGAAGTCGGGAACGTGGTCTTCGAGACCGGCCTCGAAGACCGCGGGGCGCTTCGCGAGGAACGCCTCGACGCCTTCGGCGGCATCCGGCCCGGTCTTCATCTGGGCGATGAGGCGGGACTCGAGGTCGTGGGTTTGCCAGATGTCGGTCTGGGTCAGCTGTGACCACAGCATCCTGCGGGTGACCGCCACTGAGACCCCCGAGGTGTTGTCGGCGATCTCGCGGGCGATGGCGCGCGCGCTCGAGAGCAGGTCCTCGGGCTCGACGACTCGAGAGATCAGACCACCACGCAGCGCCTCGTCGGCGTCGAAGACACGCCCGGTGAGGGCCCACTCGCTCGCCTGCGCGATGCCGACGACGCGGGGCAGGAACCAGCTGGAAACGGCTTCCGGTGCGATCCCCCGTCGGGCGAAGACGAAGCCGAACTTCGCCGTCGTCGAGGCGATGCGGACGTCCATCGGCAGTGTCATGGTCACCCCGACCCCGATCGCCGCTCCGTTGATCGCGGCAATCACCGGCTTGCGCAGTGAGGCCAGTCGGGTGGCGATCCGGCCGCCGCCGTCCCGGCGCAGGCCGTTGATCGAGTCCTCCTCGTCGGGAGCCGGCTGCATGCCCGCGCCTTGGTAGGCGAATGGCTTAGCGCCACTCGAACCGAGGTCGGCCCCGGCACAGAATCCCCGGCCGGCGCCGGTCACGATCACGGCCCGGACCTCGTCGTCGGCGTCGGCGCGGTCGAGGGCCTGCACGAGCTCGACGGTCATCCGGGGGGTG
The DNA window shown above is from Janibacter sp. A1S7 and carries:
- a CDS encoding enoyl-CoA hydratase-related protein is translated as MSHPTHISVGVVDRVMEITLDRPDRLNAFTPRMTVELVQALDRADADDEVRAVIVTGAGRGFCAGADLGSSGAKPFAYQGAGMQPAPDEEDSINGLRRDGGGRIATRLASLRKPVIAAINGAAIGVGVTMTLPMDVRIASTTAKFGFVFARRGIAPEAVSSWFLPRVVGIAQASEWALTGRVFDADEALRGGLISRVVEPEDLLSSARAIAREIADNTSGVSVAVTRRMLWSQLTQTDIWQTHDLESRLIAQMKTGPDAAEGVEAFLAKRPAVFEAGLEDHVPDFLPDWPVRPDWAH